Proteins encoded in a region of the Gordonia crocea genome:
- a CDS encoding GAP1-N2 domain-containing protein codes for MADLTKRPAEAPRRAPSGAGRPVSVDTARFAQLTYTSFDGGAPAGGAALGGPGTGQRSHGGGWQVKQVVGDLDPAYVDALTARIVTRFDLEPALPAFPTPDQIADRPARLVYAVLEADGGRPAAFWHTVDAGRDGTGRPGNVFAHLLATTTAADAAPVGGAVRMGLRPIELWRWPGWLNPYGPEAVKAAVLPAGPPALAPNPALSASSVVAFLLDPSRDRLGVVRVLLDAVAARMAGQTRGPVVLAVGDHDRAASWIAAVSHFLTAAGAEQFCWSTHDAPEAVAAGACADLHLVCVPRTRIGEIAGHAGTAVLIDENEEPYLGDPGSAHRVAAGTVEVTALSVLAEAVLADQDIALRVLGRRDQIAVDFEDRPGGAAGTLAPEWPIAIAVLEEPELAEFHADAAAVLVDEAPDGLSDVDWAAELVESTLRANPPTPDDALRRLAAAARRGRGTELLATRVVDAAVRDPDWFDGCDLSVVPTVHSVPMGGLRAAVTDRCGALTPEAPGATRAALRLAETIERLGAPGVDLDAVRGEVAGAVRRTGLADIGPAGWAAAVGAEDLSASTVADYVRPVFADKPAGELSAMDTDVALWLYRGDEGVRYASPAEFSEVDDYLFGFATCAVLRDRALGIPADARTLYAGEGIRAALRSARLDDGECRELVGEIVAEQRPSAVDLLEFSASTGRVPPQILDSLVFYGEVEDGALRAILDAPGAASPELVAASWLRLARRTGPVTDRDRWCDSVAALAESASSSTRAGAPVTWVAQAADELVVMAAAGFVVGQSVGAPWADPDSGFCAALRERMAGTPGSVGLYAPVVEELSRAEQGWVLDTAWVAGHSLTVMMGLPGAGAGPLGGLGSPSIREPGQLVPWSMAIIEERGASGSYRGPVDVIGVRDAAWLVVRNLEAAAAERFFTDYRRTADDWLVRVGVPARTTGPAAHGPSGRGGLG; via the coding sequence ATGGCCGACTTGACCAAGCGCCCCGCCGAGGCCCCCCGCCGGGCACCGTCCGGGGCCGGCAGACCCGTGTCCGTCGACACGGCGAGATTCGCCCAACTGACCTACACCTCCTTCGACGGCGGTGCGCCCGCCGGCGGCGCGGCGCTGGGCGGTCCCGGGACCGGTCAGCGCAGTCACGGGGGCGGCTGGCAGGTCAAGCAGGTCGTCGGCGACCTCGATCCCGCCTACGTCGACGCCCTGACCGCCCGCATCGTCACCCGGTTCGACCTCGAACCGGCCCTGCCGGCATTCCCCACCCCCGACCAGATCGCCGACCGTCCGGCCCGGCTGGTCTACGCCGTGCTGGAGGCCGATGGTGGGCGTCCCGCGGCGTTCTGGCACACCGTTGACGCCGGGCGCGACGGCACCGGCCGGCCGGGAAACGTGTTCGCCCACCTGCTCGCCACCACCACCGCCGCCGACGCGGCTCCGGTCGGCGGGGCGGTCCGGATGGGGCTGCGGCCGATCGAGCTGTGGCGCTGGCCGGGGTGGCTGAACCCCTACGGGCCCGAGGCGGTGAAAGCCGCGGTGTTGCCCGCCGGACCTCCGGCGTTGGCCCCCAATCCGGCGCTGTCCGCGTCGTCGGTCGTCGCCTTCCTCCTCGATCCGAGCCGCGACCGGCTCGGCGTCGTCCGCGTCCTGCTCGACGCGGTGGCCGCGCGGATGGCCGGCCAGACCCGCGGCCCCGTGGTGCTCGCCGTCGGCGACCACGACCGGGCGGCCTCCTGGATCGCCGCGGTCAGCCACTTCCTCACCGCCGCCGGAGCCGAGCAGTTCTGCTGGAGCACCCACGACGCGCCGGAGGCGGTCGCCGCCGGGGCGTGCGCCGACCTGCACCTGGTCTGCGTGCCCCGGACGCGGATCGGCGAGATCGCGGGCCATGCGGGAACGGCCGTCCTCATCGACGAGAACGAAGAGCCCTACCTGGGCGACCCCGGGTCGGCACACCGTGTGGCGGCGGGCACCGTCGAGGTGACCGCGTTGTCGGTGCTCGCCGAAGCGGTGTTGGCCGACCAGGACATCGCCCTGCGGGTGCTGGGCCGGCGCGACCAGATCGCGGTCGACTTCGAGGACCGCCCCGGCGGGGCGGCGGGCACGCTCGCCCCGGAATGGCCGATTGCGATCGCCGTCCTCGAGGAGCCCGAGCTCGCGGAGTTCCACGCCGATGCCGCCGCCGTCCTCGTCGACGAGGCCCCCGACGGCCTGTCCGACGTCGACTGGGCGGCCGAACTCGTCGAATCGACGCTCCGCGCCAACCCGCCGACCCCCGACGATGCGCTGCGTCGCCTGGCCGCCGCGGCCCGGCGGGGACGGGGTACCGAACTGTTGGCGACCCGGGTCGTGGACGCGGCGGTGCGCGATCCGGACTGGTTCGACGGCTGCGACCTCTCCGTGGTCCCCACCGTCCACTCCGTGCCGATGGGCGGGCTGCGCGCCGCGGTGACCGATCGGTGCGGGGCGTTGACGCCCGAGGCGCCGGGGGCGACGCGCGCGGCACTGCGGCTGGCCGAGACCATCGAGCGGCTGGGCGCGCCCGGCGTCGACCTCGACGCGGTCCGCGGCGAGGTGGCGGGGGCCGTGCGGCGGACCGGACTGGCCGACATCGGCCCGGCGGGGTGGGCGGCCGCGGTCGGCGCCGAGGATCTGTCCGCCTCGACGGTGGCGGACTACGTGCGGCCGGTGTTCGCGGACAAACCGGCCGGCGAGTTGTCCGCGATGGACACCGACGTCGCCCTGTGGCTCTACCGCGGCGACGAGGGCGTGCGGTATGCGAGTCCGGCGGAGTTCTCCGAGGTCGACGACTACCTGTTCGGGTTCGCCACCTGCGCGGTCCTGCGGGATCGGGCACTGGGGATCCCCGCCGATGCGCGCACCCTGTATGCCGGCGAGGGGATTCGGGCGGCGCTGCGCTCGGCGCGGCTCGACGACGGCGAGTGCCGCGAGTTGGTGGGCGAGATCGTCGCCGAACAACGCCCGTCGGCCGTCGATTTGCTGGAGTTCTCCGCGTCCACCGGCCGAGTGCCGCCGCAGATCCTCGATTCGCTGGTGTTCTACGGCGAGGTGGAGGACGGCGCGCTGCGCGCCATCCTCGACGCTCCCGGTGCCGCCTCACCGGAACTGGTGGCCGCGTCCTGGCTGCGGCTCGCGCGGCGCACCGGCCCGGTCACCGACCGGGACCGCTGGTGCGACAGCGTGGCGGCGCTGGCCGAATCGGCGTCGAGTTCGACGCGGGCCGGGGCACCGGTCACCTGGGTGGCGCAGGCCGCCGACGAACTGGTGGTCATGGCCGCCGCCGGCTTCGTCGTCGGGCAGAGCGTGGGCGCCCCCTGGGCCGATCCGGACTCGGGCTTCTGTGCGGCCCTGCGCGAACGGATGGCCGGCACACCGGGAAGCGTCGGGCTGTACGCCCCCGTCGTCGAGGAGTTGTCGCGCGCCGAGCAGGGCTGGGTTCTCGACACCGCCTGGGTGGCCGGGCATTCGCTGACCGTCATGATGGGGTTGCCCGGCGCGGGTGCCGGGCCGTTGGGCGGGTTGGGATCGCCGTCGATCCGCGAACCCGGCCAACTGGTGCCCTGGTCGATGGCGATCATCGAAGAACGCGGCGCGTCCGGGTCGTATCGCGGACCGGTCGACGTGATCGGCGTGCGCGATGCGGCGTGGCTCGTGGTCCGCAACCTCGAGGCCGCGGCCGCCGAACGATTTTTCACCGACTACCGCAGAACAGCGGACGATTGGTTGGTCCGCGTCGGGGTACCGGCGCGAACCACAGGACCGGCGGCACACGGCCCGTCGGGCCGGGGAGGACTGGGTTAG
- a CDS encoding VWA domain-containing protein, whose product MATYVLDGKSAATLARRPLAVRLAVSGTPTTGGVRLVARTPDGQPSTAVVETAPTMLILPHVTDEIVIGAVPQGGDLFAPGTTVHVSIGPDSNTEFDADVAQLTPRDVSGLGFIKLASVAPGGADTVTVTTWLTRPDSKLPPVAEAARVAARGVLNVDQVHESRALPVRLVVDASASMAPLFASGMVAAAADLVAGLAEVVSGSSQITLGAIGPSAPPPVPTATDGAGAALAAGPSIGYGLSGGPAVPAAPGTLTVVLTDSVPADPITADQVVLVLSGARPTTAVRGSVLAPVDNPVAALTAAPTVVTRVVSELLAPFSLAGGAR is encoded by the coding sequence ATGGCTACATATGTCTTGGACGGGAAGTCCGCGGCCACGCTGGCGCGCCGGCCGCTCGCGGTGCGGCTGGCGGTGTCGGGAACGCCGACGACCGGCGGGGTGCGCCTGGTTGCGCGGACCCCTGACGGCCAACCGTCGACCGCCGTGGTGGAGACCGCGCCGACGATGCTCATCCTGCCGCACGTCACCGACGAGATCGTCATCGGCGCCGTCCCGCAGGGAGGCGATCTGTTCGCCCCGGGGACCACGGTGCACGTGTCGATCGGCCCCGACAGCAACACCGAGTTCGACGCCGACGTCGCCCAGTTGACGCCGCGCGACGTCTCCGGTCTGGGCTTCATCAAGCTCGCCAGCGTCGCGCCGGGTGGCGCCGACACGGTGACCGTGACCACCTGGCTCACCCGCCCGGACTCCAAGCTCCCGCCGGTGGCCGAGGCCGCGCGGGTCGCCGCCCGCGGCGTGCTCAACGTCGACCAGGTGCACGAGAGCCGGGCCCTGCCGGTCCGCCTCGTCGTGGATGCCTCGGCGTCGATGGCGCCGCTGTTCGCCTCGGGGATGGTGGCCGCGGCCGCCGACCTCGTCGCCGGACTGGCCGAGGTGGTCTCCGGTTCCTCGCAGATCACCCTGGGAGCCATCGGTCCGTCGGCACCGCCGCCGGTGCCGACGGCGACCGACGGCGCGGGCGCGGCGCTGGCCGCGGGGCCGTCGATCGGCTACGGCTTGAGCGGCGGGCCCGCGGTGCCGGCGGCCCCGGGAACGCTGACGGTGGTGCTCACCGACTCGGTGCCCGCCGATCCGATCACCGCCGACCAGGTGGTGCTGGTCCTGTCCGGGGCCCGGCCGACCACGGCGGTCCGCGGGTCGGTCCTCGCCCCGGTCGACAATCCGGTGGCGGCGTTGACGGCCGCACCCACCGTCGTGACGCGCGTGGTCAGCGAACTCCTCGCCCCGTTCTCCCTGGCCGGAGGTGCGCGTTGA
- a CDS encoding TRAFAC clade GTPase domain-containing protein, with product MTKCPRCFSTLSVDDTVAWVDREPAQVSVDRVASEYAGREVRMGPVTVARRHEWRGEWPPAPERPSNPVCPVCHFALPQFWYHGEATCITMAGARATGKTVYIAVLIKQLQRFAARLNREVFPANDETVRRFRDEYERPLFTERGILQPTPRAALHGSYQHDPLIFNLGEWGGRRHYLVIRDVAGEDLEAADVGGRAWEFFSRADAVLFLFDPLCVGEVANQLRDLVPPPSSLGGDPRQVLHTMTNLIGNGAPKLAVILSKFDALQALSVVEASAWGQVMAQLGAAYNRDPGLLARGYDENDGQALHEEVRSLLTRLDAGPALTTMVNPTTGRQYNHRFFAVSALGASPEGEKLSDRGISPFRVTDPVRWVLAERGVMVEGA from the coding sequence TTGACCAAGTGCCCCCGGTGCTTCTCGACCCTCAGCGTCGACGACACCGTCGCGTGGGTGGATCGCGAACCCGCCCAGGTCTCCGTCGACCGCGTGGCCTCGGAATACGCCGGCCGCGAGGTGCGGATGGGCCCGGTCACCGTGGCACGCCGCCACGAGTGGCGCGGCGAATGGCCGCCGGCGCCGGAGCGCCCGAGCAACCCGGTCTGCCCGGTCTGCCACTTCGCGTTGCCGCAGTTCTGGTACCACGGCGAGGCCACCTGCATCACGATGGCCGGGGCCCGCGCCACCGGGAAAACGGTCTACATCGCCGTCCTGATCAAGCAACTGCAGCGGTTCGCGGCCCGGCTCAACCGCGAGGTCTTCCCGGCCAACGACGAGACGGTGCGCCGGTTCCGCGACGAGTACGAGCGGCCGTTGTTCACCGAACGCGGCATCCTGCAGCCGACGCCCCGGGCGGCGCTGCACGGCAGCTATCAGCACGACCCGCTGATCTTCAACCTCGGCGAGTGGGGCGGGCGCCGGCACTACCTGGTGATCCGCGACGTGGCGGGGGAGGACCTCGAAGCCGCCGACGTGGGCGGCCGGGCCTGGGAGTTCTTCTCCCGCGCCGACGCCGTGCTGTTCCTGTTCGACCCGTTGTGCGTCGGCGAAGTCGCCAACCAGTTGCGCGACCTCGTCCCGCCGCCGTCGAGCCTGGGTGGCGACCCGCGGCAGGTGCTGCACACGATGACCAACCTGATCGGCAACGGCGCGCCCAAGCTGGCGGTGATCCTGTCGAAGTTCGACGCCCTGCAGGCGTTGTCGGTCGTCGAGGCGAGTGCGTGGGGGCAGGTGATGGCCCAACTCGGTGCGGCCTACAACCGCGACCCCGGGCTGTTGGCGCGCGGCTACGACGAGAACGACGGGCAGGCCCTGCACGAGGAGGTGCGCAGCCTGTTGACCAGGCTCGACGCCGGACCGGCCTTGACCACCATGGTCAACCCGACCACCGGCCGGCAATACAACCACCGGTTCTTCGCGGTGTCCGCGCTCGGTGCGTCGCCGGAAGGGGAGAAGCTCAGCGACCGTGGCATCTCGCCGTTCCGCGTGACCGATCCGGTCCGCTGGGTGCTCGCCGAGCGCGGTGTCATGGTGGAAGGCGCGTGA
- a CDS encoding EscU/YscU/HrcU family type III secretion system export apparatus switch protein, whose protein sequence is MSTPGFRGPDPFAPGPGGAVPHAGAAPNTGGQYAGGPNPGFGGQGAPTAYPGQPASSPTGPAGQSPIPVRRSSPPVTVWLALACLVAAAGLCVAQAVLGIRAASRSDVDDAQVHYLGFEVADLSTTAIVFTVLLALVFALGYLGFGYAVWRGQSWPAPLGSVLAALSLFGLMGGPLIIALVVVGILAVVFLWLPPSREFARQGSPTAPPTAFDPWGAR, encoded by the coding sequence ATGAGCACTCCAGGATTCCGCGGACCCGACCCGTTCGCACCCGGTCCGGGCGGTGCGGTCCCCCATGCCGGCGCGGCCCCGAATACCGGTGGGCAGTACGCCGGTGGGCCCAACCCGGGATTCGGGGGCCAGGGTGCGCCGACCGCCTACCCCGGACAGCCGGCCTCGTCGCCAACCGGCCCGGCCGGGCAGTCGCCGATCCCGGTGCGCCGGTCGTCACCGCCGGTCACCGTGTGGTTGGCGTTGGCCTGCCTCGTCGCAGCCGCCGGGCTGTGCGTCGCGCAGGCCGTCCTGGGGATCCGGGCGGCGAGCCGCTCCGATGTCGACGACGCCCAGGTCCACTACCTCGGGTTCGAGGTCGCCGACCTGTCGACCACCGCGATCGTGTTCACCGTGCTGCTCGCCCTCGTGTTCGCCCTGGGCTACCTCGGCTTCGGGTACGCGGTGTGGCGCGGCCAGTCGTGGCCGGCCCCGCTCGGATCGGTCCTCGCCGCCTTGTCGCTCTTCGGTTTGATGGGCGGCCCGCTGATCATCGCCCTCGTCGTCGTCGGCATCCTCGCCGTCGTGTTCCTGTGGTTGCCGCCGTCGCGGGAGTTCGCCCGTCAAGGGTCGCCGACCGCACCGCCGACCGCCTTCGATCCGTGGGGAGCACGCTGA
- a CDS encoding TerD family protein, translated as MANRRGLQKVSIGVGWDLQPAGAQLDLDLAAFALPVGGTVDSDQDFVFFNNVTACGGAIRLTSDSATFQGWKEEMVIDTAALPARIERVVVSVCSYAGEAPFGRFPAGAVELWDSDAGQLARCDLSAQFADKSALVYADLRRDGDRWVLFARAEPYDDLASIARSMGVKV; from the coding sequence ATGGCCAACCGCAGGGGCTTGCAGAAAGTCAGCATAGGCGTCGGCTGGGACCTCCAGCCCGCCGGTGCCCAACTCGACCTCGACCTGGCCGCATTCGCGCTGCCCGTGGGCGGAACCGTCGATTCCGACCAGGACTTCGTCTTCTTCAACAACGTCACCGCGTGCGGCGGCGCCATCCGGCTGACCTCCGATTCGGCCACCTTCCAGGGGTGGAAGGAGGAGATGGTGATCGACACCGCCGCGCTGCCCGCGCGCATCGAACGCGTCGTCGTCTCGGTGTGCTCGTATGCCGGGGAGGCGCCGTTCGGCCGGTTCCCCGCCGGGGCGGTCGAGCTGTGGGATTCCGACGCCGGCCAACTCGCCCGGTGCGACCTCTCGGCGCAGTTCGCCGACAAGTCCGCGCTCGTCTACGCCGACCTGCGCCGCGACGGCGACCGGTGGGTGTTGTTCGCCCGCGCCGAGCCCTACGACGACCTGGCGTCGATCGCCAGGTCGATGGGCGTCAAGGTGTAG
- the infA gene encoding translation initiation factor IF-1: protein MAKKDGAIEVEGRVVEPLPNAMFRIELENGHKVLAHISGKMRQHYIRILPEDRVVVELSPYDLGRGRIVYRYK from the coding sequence ATGGCAAAGAAAGACGGTGCCATCGAGGTCGAGGGTCGCGTGGTCGAGCCCCTGCCCAATGCGATGTTCCGCATTGAGCTGGAGAACGGACACAAGGTTCTCGCCCACATCAGCGGGAAGATGCGGCAGCACTACATCCGCATCCTGCCCGAGGATCGCGTGGTCGTCGAGCTTTCGCCCTATGACCTCGGCCGTGGACGAATCGTCTACCGGTACAAGTAA
- the rpmJ gene encoding 50S ribosomal protein L36, with product MKVQPSVKPICEKCKVIRRNGRVMVICENLRHKQRQG from the coding sequence GTGAAGGTCCAGCCGAGCGTCAAGCCGATCTGTGAGAAGTGCAAGGTGATCCGCCGCAATGGTCGGGTCATGGTGATCTGCGAAAACCTGCGCCACAAGCAGCGCCAGGGCTGA
- the rpsM gene encoding 30S ribosomal protein S13 produces MARVAGVDLPREKRLEIALTYIYGVGRTTSKEILAATGLSADLRAKDLTDADVAKLREYIEASVKVEGDLRREVQADIRRKIEIGCYQGLRHRRGLPVRGQRTKTNARTRKGPKKTIAGKKK; encoded by the coding sequence ATGGCACGTGTTGCCGGTGTGGATCTCCCCCGCGAAAAGCGGCTGGAGATCGCACTTACCTACATCTACGGGGTGGGACGCACCACCTCGAAGGAAATCCTCGCCGCCACCGGCCTCTCGGCCGACCTGCGCGCGAAGGATCTGACCGACGCCGATGTCGCCAAGCTGCGCGAATACATCGAGGCGTCGGTGAAGGTCGAGGGTGACCTGCGCCGCGAAGTGCAGGCCGACATCCGTCGCAAGATCGAGATCGGCTGCTACCAGGGTCTGCGCCACCGTCGCGGCCTCCCGGTCCGCGGTCAGCGCACCAAGACCAATGCCCGCACTCGCAAGGGCCCGAAGAAGACCATCGCCGGGAAGAAGAAGTAA
- the rpsK gene encoding 30S ribosomal protein S11: MPPKSRSAGPKKGTRRREKKNVPHGHAHIKSTFNNTIVSICDPSGNVISWASSGHVGFKGSRKSTPFAAQLAAENAARKAQEHGVKKVDVFVKGPGSGRETAIRSLQAAGLEVGTISDVTPQPHNGCRPPKRRRV, encoded by the coding sequence ATGCCTCCTAAGTCACGCAGCGCTGGCCCCAAGAAGGGCACCCGCCGTCGCGAGAAGAAGAACGTTCCGCACGGCCACGCGCACATCAAGTCGACGTTCAACAACACGATCGTTTCGATCTGCGACCCCAGCGGCAATGTGATCAGCTGGGCGTCGTCGGGTCACGTGGGCTTCAAGGGCTCGCGCAAGAGTACGCCGTTCGCCGCGCAGCTCGCCGCCGAGAACGCGGCCCGCAAGGCGCAGGAGCACGGCGTCAAGAAGGTCGACGTGTTCGTCAAGGGCCCGGGTTCGGGCCGCGAGACGGCAATCCGCTCGCTGCAGGCAGCCGGCCTCGAAGTCGGCACGATCTCCGATGTCACCCCCCAGCCCCACAACGGCTGCCGTCCGCCCAAGCGGCGCCGGGTCTAG
- the rpsD gene encoding 30S ribosomal protein S4, translated as MARYTGPATKKSRRLRVDLVGDDKAFERRPYPPGQHGRARIKETEYLLQLQEKQKARFTYGVMEKQFRRYYEEANRRSGKTGDELLKILETRLDNVVYRAGLARTRRQARQMVSHGHFTVNGVKVDVPSYRVGQYDIIDVRPKSLATVPFQIAKEIQGERPVPAWLQVVPSTLRILVHNVPEREQIVVPLTEQLIVEFYSK; from the coding sequence ATGGCTCGTTATACCGGACCCGCGACCAAAAAGTCGCGTCGTCTCCGTGTCGACCTCGTCGGCGACGATAAGGCGTTTGAGCGTCGTCCCTACCCGCCCGGGCAGCATGGCCGCGCGCGGATCAAGGAGACCGAGTACCTGCTCCAGCTGCAGGAGAAGCAGAAGGCTCGCTTCACCTACGGCGTGATGGAGAAGCAGTTCCGCCGCTACTACGAGGAGGCGAACCGTCGTTCCGGCAAGACCGGCGACGAGTTGCTGAAGATCCTCGAGACCCGGCTGGACAACGTGGTCTACCGTGCCGGGCTCGCCCGGACGCGTCGTCAGGCCCGTCAGATGGTCAGCCACGGCCACTTCACCGTCAACGGTGTGAAGGTCGACGTCCCCAGCTACCGCGTCGGTCAGTACGACATCATCGATGTCCGACCGAAGTCGCTGGCCACCGTGCCGTTCCAGATCGCCAAGGAGATCCAGGGCGAGCGACCGGTTCCGGCGTGGCTGCAGGTTGTGCCCTCGACCCTGCGCATCCTCGTGCACAACGTGCCCGAGCGCGAGCAGATCGTCGTCCCGCTCACCGAGCAGCTGATCGTCGAGTTCTACTCGAAGTAG
- a CDS encoding DNA-directed RNA polymerase subunit alpha — protein MLISQRPTLSEEVLADNRSKFVIEPLEPGFGYTLGNSLRRTLLSSIPGAAVTSVRIDGVLHEFTTVAGVKEDVTEIILNLKGLVVSSEEDEPVTMYVRKQGPGDVTGADIVPPAGVTVHNPDLHIATLNDKGKLEIELVVERGRGYVPAVQNKASGAEIGRIPVDSIYSPVLKVTYKVEATRVEQRTDFDRLVLDVETKNSISPRDALASAGKTLVELFGLARELNVEAEGIEIGPSPIEADHMASFNLPIEDLELTVRSYNCLKREGVHTVGELVARTESDLLDIRNFGQKSIDEVKVKLHAMGLSLKDSPASFDPSQVAGYDPATGTWSDEQGLDDSGEDFAETEQL, from the coding sequence ATGCTCATCTCACAGCGACCCACCCTGTCCGAAGAGGTCCTCGCCGACAACCGGTCGAAGTTCGTCATCGAACCGCTCGAGCCCGGCTTCGGCTACACCCTGGGCAACTCGCTGCGCCGCACCCTGCTGTCGTCCATCCCGGGCGCAGCGGTCACCAGCGTGCGCATCGACGGCGTGCTGCACGAGTTCACCACCGTCGCCGGGGTGAAGGAAGATGTCACCGAGATCATCCTGAACCTCAAGGGCCTCGTCGTCTCCTCGGAGGAGGACGAGCCGGTGACCATGTATGTCCGCAAGCAGGGCCCCGGGGACGTCACGGGCGCCGACATCGTGCCGCCGGCCGGTGTCACCGTGCACAACCCCGATCTGCACATCGCCACCCTGAACGACAAGGGCAAGCTCGAGATCGAGCTCGTCGTCGAGCGGGGGCGCGGCTACGTCCCGGCCGTGCAGAACAAGGCCTCCGGCGCCGAGATCGGCCGTATCCCGGTCGACTCGATCTACTCGCCGGTGCTCAAGGTGACCTACAAGGTTGAGGCCACCCGTGTCGAGCAGCGCACCGACTTCGACCGTCTGGTGCTCGACGTGGAGACCAAGAACTCGATCTCGCCGCGCGACGCCCTGGCGTCGGCGGGCAAGACGCTCGTCGAGCTCTTCGGCCTGGCACGTGAGCTCAACGTCGAGGCGGAGGGCATCGAGATCGGCCCGTCGCCGATCGAGGCCGACCACATGGCGTCGTTCAACCTTCCGATCGAGGACTTGGAGCTGACCGTTCGCAGCTACAACTGCCTCAAGCGCGAGGGTGTGCACACCGTCGGCGAGCTGGTTGCGCGGACCGAGTCGGATCTGCTCGACATCCGCAACTTCGGCCAGAAGTCGATCGACGAGGTGAAGGTCAAGCTGCACGCGATGGGCCTGTCCCTCAAGGACAGCCCGGCGAGCTTCGACCCGTCGCAGGTCGCGGGATACGATCCCGCCACCGGCACCTGGTCGGACGAGCAGGGCCTCGATGACAGTGGTGAGGATTTCGCCGAGACCGAGCAGCTGTAA
- the rplQ gene encoding 50S ribosomal protein L17, sunset domain variant → MPKPTKGARLGGSASHQKAILANLATSLFEHGRITTTEAKAKRLRPYAEKLITHAKAGTLADRRQVLKFIRDKDIVHVLFAEIGPSFTDRPGGYTRIVKTLPRKGDNAPMAVIELVRESTVTTEANRANRVAASKKSDEKPAKAEKAEEKADEVAEATAADEAKADEAADTTPAAAADLPAGAHAPLEDGSQPEGFPIKGNAESKLYHRPGSRFFDSTVAEIWFATDADAEAAGYQLPPSQRDED, encoded by the coding sequence ATGCCCAAGCCCACCAAGGGTGCCCGCCTCGGCGGGTCGGCCAGCCACCAGAAGGCGATCCTGGCGAACCTCGCCACGTCGCTCTTCGAGCACGGCCGCATCACCACCACGGAAGCCAAGGCCAAGCGCCTGCGTCCGTACGCCGAGAAGCTCATCACCCACGCCAAGGCCGGCACCCTCGCCGACCGCCGCCAGGTGCTGAAGTTCATCCGCGACAAGGACATCGTGCACGTCCTGTTCGCCGAGATCGGCCCGTCGTTCACCGACCGTCCGGGCGGCTACACCCGCATCGTCAAGACGCTGCCGCGCAAGGGCGACAACGCCCCGATGGCCGTGATCGAGCTCGTCCGCGAGTCGACCGTGACCACCGAGGCCAACCGCGCCAACCGTGTCGCCGCGTCGAAGAAGTCCGACGAGAAGCCGGCCAAGGCGGAAAAGGCTGAGGAGAAGGCCGACGAGGTTGCCGAGGCCACCGCTGCCGACGAGGCGAAGGCCGACGAGGCCGCCGACACCACCCCGGCCGCTGCTGCCGACCTGCCCGCCGGTGCGCATGCGCCGCTGGAAGACGGCTCGCAGCCCGAGGGCTTCCCGATCAAGGGCAACGCCGAATCGAAGCTGTACCACCGTCCCGGCAGCCGGTTCTTCGACAGCACCGTGGCCGAGATCTGGTTCGCGACCGACGCTGACGCCGAGGCCGCCGGGTACCAGCTGCCCCCGTCGCAGCGCGACGAGGACTAG